DNA sequence from the Thermodesulfobacteriota bacterium genome:
AAGAAAAAATACCATTTGTTCCAAGGGGTGCGGGAACAGGTCTCTCAGGGGGTGCGCTACCAACTGAAGAGGGAATTGTGATATCTCTAGCACGTATGAACCGAATATTAGAGGTTGACATCGAGAATCAGCGAGTAGTTGTTGAGCCTGGTGCGATAAACGTATGGGTTACCAATGCAATTAGCAGCAGTGGATATTACTATGCTCCTGATCCGTCCAGCCAGATTGTATGCACCATTGGTGGAAACGTAGCCGAAAACTCAGGAGGTGTCCACTGCCTAAAATACGGCGTTACTACGAATCATGTTCTCGGCTTAGAGGTGGTCCTGCCGGATGGCGAAATAGTACAGTTGGGTGGAAAAACCACAGATAGACCCGGCTATGATCTAGTTGGGCTGTTTGTAGGCTCGGAGGGATTATTAGGAATTGTCACAAAGGTAGTTTTACGAATAATTAGAAAACCAGAATCTGTCAAAACATTCCTTGCAGCCTTTGAGAAAATTGAAGATGCTGGTGGTGCCGTTTCCGGAATCACGGCAAAGGGAATAATCCCTGCTGGCATGGAAATTATGGATTACTTTAGCATCAAAGCAGTTAATATGGCTGTTCAGGCAGGGTATCCCGATGATGTGGGAGCAATACTCCTGGTAGAGCTAGATGGACCTGTTGATGAAATTGAAGCCGGGATGCCACTTGTCTTGGAAGTACTAAAGAAAAACAATGCAAAAGAGATAAGGATTGCAAAGGATGATGAACAAAGGGCATTATTTTGGAAGGGCAGAAAAAGTGCCTTTGCCGCGATGGGACGAATTAGCCCGGACTATTATGTACAAGACGGTGTTATTCCGAGGAGTAAGCTTCCCGAAGTACTTAGAGAGATCAACATCTTAAGCACGGAATATGGACTCCGAGTTGCAAACGTCTTTCATGCTGGGGACGGCAATCTGCATCCCCTCATCCTTTACAACTCTTCTAAGCCGGGAGACACTGAGAAAACTGGAGAGTTGGCTGGTGATATTTTAAAGGTTTGCGTTGAAGCCGGTGGAAGCATAACTGGCGAACATGGAGTTGGATATGACAAAAAACAGTTTATCTCCACTATGTTTGATGAAAATGATCTGGATACCATGAATCTTATACGATGCAGTTTCGATCCTAATGGACTCTGTAACCCGGGTAAATTATTCCCAACCCCCCGCACATGTGTCGAACAAGGAGGTCAATCCTATAAAGTACATCCAATACAAAAAGCGGGGATGGGTGAGATGTACTGATAACTTTCATATTTTAATACAATCCGAAAATCTAATCGATATAAGCATAAATTAAATCATTATTTATGTTAGGGCCAATCAAAGAGATAAGCAACATAGTTGGAAGGACCAATATTTTCGACCAATCACACCAGCTGGAAGACTATTCAGTGGATGGTAAAACTCCAAGCCTCATTGTGTTTCCAAATACCAAAGAAGAAATCTCTGAAATCATAAAACTCGCCAATCGAGAGTCGCTATCTGTTATACCGTGGGGTGGTGGTACAAAAATCGGTATAGGTAACAAGCCGGAAAAGGCAGATATCATAATAATTACAAATAGACTCAACCGACTCATTGAGCATAACGACTCTGACCTTGTTGCCACTACAGAATCAGGCATCACTTTACATGACTTCCAAACAGCCCTTAAAGATAAAAATCAATCACTGCCTATAGATCCTCCCCATCTGAAAAGAGGTGCTACTATCGGAGGAATAATTGCCACCAATGACAGTGGCCCAAAAAGACTCAGATCCGGAACAACACACGGAACAATGAGGGAGCTCATATTAGGGATTAAGATTGTTCGTCCAGATGGTGAAATTGCTAAGGCCGGTGCTAAGGTCGTTAAAAACGTGGCCGGATATGACATACCGAAACTCTTCGTTGGTTCTCTCGGTACACTCGGCATAATTGTCGAAGCGACATTGAGACTCTACACAATTCCAGAGTATTCCCAAACCTTCATTGTCAGCTTACCCTCACTTCAGACGGCGCATGAAACAGCCCTTTCAATCTTAAACTCTTCTCTCACCCCCGCATGCCTTGAATTAGTTAATTCGTCTCTATCCGAGTCTATCTCCACCAAGCTGAAACTAAATTTAAAGAGTAATGAGTATGTACTGGCGATAAGATTTGAAAGTGTTGAAAAGGCTGTAAAGAGTCAGTCAGCTAAATTGAAGGAAATATGCTCAAGCCACAAGGGTCAAGGAGTGATTCTTGAAGGCGAAATAGAAGAAAAATTCTGGTATGAAATCACAGAATTTCCCTGGACACAAGATAAAGACAAAACGGCTGTTTGTAAGGCAAGTGTTTTAATTAAAGATTTATCAATTATTTTTGAGAAATTAGAGGATATTTCCAAAAATTCCGGACTTGGCATTCTAGCATCGGCACGTGCCGGCAATGGTGTTTTAATAATTTCATTGGACGGCGAAATTCCGAACGTTATTAAGGCTGCCATATCACTTCGTGAACTGGTAAATTCATTAAATGGCACTATGATAATTCAACAAGCTCCTCCTTCGATCAAATCCGAGATTGATGTTTGGGGTGAAATAGGGTCATCCCTATCTATCATGAAAAAATTAAAATCCCAATTCGACCCAAATGGCGTAATTAACCCCGGCAGATTTGTAGGTGGGATTTAGATGATTAGAAGAGAAGATAAGGAAGGCTGGTTTTTAATAAATCAACATGACCACGCAGTCCTTTCAGGACAAATCATGAATTTCTGGGGCAATGATGCCTTTGAACCACCCGATCCCCGGGATGAAGTCCTTTTTGCAATAACAGAACACGATAACGGCTGGAGGGAGTGGGATTCCTCTCCAAGGGTCAACACTCAAACTCGGTTTCCCATGAATTTCATGGAGATGGACTTTCCTGACCAGGAAATAATTTGGAAAAGAAGTTATGAGAGATACTCGTCCGATCACCCCTATGCTTCAGCTTTGATAGCGCTCCATTTCAGGGTCTTCAATCAAAAAATAATTGATACGAATGAAGGAAATAGTGAACCTGGGAGTTTAAACCTCGAAATGAATAGATTCATAGCCAGTTCCCTAAATCTGGAGTGCTCAAATTCTGATTTGCCACCCCTTCCAAGAAAAGCAAAAATAGATTTAAGGCTTGTGCAAGTTGGCGACATAATCTCTTTGGCTCTTTGTCATGGATGGCATACAACCGAGATTGACTCGGTGCCCCTTAACTATGATGGAACGGCTTTTAAACTGAAGTTAATATCAAGCGATGGTAAAAATTATAATATTAACCCTTTCCCCTTTTCTCAAGATATACTAAGATTTCAAATAATTGGGAAAAAAGCAAATCAAAAAAGATTTAATAGTGACAAAGAGCTCCGGCAAATATTGAATGAATCCAACGTTGAAGCTCTTGAATTATCAATTAAGAGTGAATGAGAATAATAATCGAAGAAGGGACAACAAAATTTCAGGCGTTTGATGAAATAGATCGGCCCAGTCCCGACCTAATTCAGGACTGCGTTCACTGCGGTTTCTGCTTATCAGCGTGTCCTACCTATCTCGAAACCGGAAATGAATTGGATTCCCCAAGAGGAAGAATTTACCTGATGAAATCCGCTTTAGAAGGCAAAATACCAATGGGTGGCTCCCTGGTAAAACACCTGGATATGTGTCTGGGATGCATAGCCTGTGAACCTGCCTGTCCCTCAGGTGTTAAATATTCAAGGCTTATAGAATCAGCTAGGTCTCAGATTGAAAGACGCTACGAAAGACCATTTTCAGATAAGCTTCACCGACTCCTGATATTTTCAATTTTCCCTTACCCCAAAAGGCTAAGATTACTTCTTCCATTACTTTATTTATATCAAGTGAGCGGACTAAAACATTTGGTCCATACTTCAGGCATACTTCGAAAGATTTCTTCAAGGCTTTCAAAAATGGATGATATGCTGCCAGCTATCAAATCTTCAGAACTATTTCCATCAACGCCAAATCTTATACCTGCAATGGGAAAAAAACGTTATAGAGTCGCATTCCTCAGTGGATGTGTTCAGAGTGTTTTATTTCCTCATACAAATGAAGCAACTGTCAGGGTCCTATCCGAAAACGGTTGTGAGGTGGTCGTGCCCAGAAATCAGGGATGTTGCGGGGCGCTCTCACTTCATTCAGGAAGAATGTCAGAAGCAAGAGATTTTGCACGAACAAACATAAATATCTTTGAAAGATCTGATTATGATGCGATTATTGTAAATTCCGCAGGCTGTGGTTCCGCTATGAAAGAGTATAAAGATCTTCTCAAAGGAGATGAGTCTTACGCAGAACGTGCCGAAAGGATAAGTAATAAGACAAAAGACATAATGGAGTTTTTGGACGAAATAGGGCTTGAGGGAGAACTAAGGGAAGTAAAATGCCGGGTTACTTACCAGGATGCATGTCATATCGCCCAGGCGCAGAGAATAAAATCACAGCCGAGAGACATAATAAAAAAGATCCCCGGAATTGAATTCATAGAACTTCCAGAATCAGAGCTCTGCTGTGGAAGCGCAGGGATTTACAACCTCGTCGAACCTGAAATGTCGGAAAAGCTACTTGAAAGAAAGATCAGAAATCTCAAAGAAACAAATGCTGAACTTTTGATAGCGGGAAACCCCGGCTGCCTCCTTCAGATTCAAATGGGTATAAGAGAAAATGGATTAAACATCAAAGCCGCCCACCCAGTTGAATTACTCGATTGGGCGTACCGGGGGGACTATTCTTTGCTTGGTAAGAATAACCGAAATCTATAGAGAGTTTTTACATCGCAGTGAAAAACGGTGATATTGAAGAGTCGGTTTAGATATGGATTTAATTTATCTCGACTATAACTGCTTTCAGAGAGGCTTCGATGACTTCCGGCAGATGAGAATCCAGATGGAGAGTCTGGCATGCCAAGAGATATTTGTAAAAGCAGAAAGAGACGAAGGTCGAGATGATAGGCTAATTAAGTGGCTTAAAAGATTAAAACTTGAGATAGTAATTATGAATCCGGTAGATTATATTAGACAGGAGATGAGCTAATGAAGAAGAAGAAAATAATGGACGATGCCGAAATAAGGATCAGTGGGATAGAAGAGTTAAACAAGGCGCTTGGCCCCACCGCAGCCCTTAGATTTCTGTCTATGCTACATCGTGAACCAACAGACTATGTAGACATCTCTCGACGACTATATAAAGGACAAACAATAGACGAGATATTTAACCGAGCAAAAAAACATTGGAAGGAATAAATCTATCGAACTTCCAGGGTCTGAGCTCTGCTGTGGAAGCGCAGGGATTTACAACCTCGTCGAACCTGAAATGTCAGAAAAGCTACTTGAAAGAAAGATCAGAAATCTCAAAGAAACAAATGCTGAACTCTTGATAGCGGGAAACCCCGGCTGCCTCCTTCAGATTCAAATGGGTATTAAACGACATGGTTTAAACATTAAAACCGCTCATCCGATTGAGCTCGTGGATTGGGCATATAGTGGAACTCGAAATTTTACTTGAAAAATCTTACTTATAAAGATTTATTATTTGGAAAAAAGGGTAGATTTTTTGTAAAATTAGAATTATCCTTTTCATTATGAATTCTTGAGCTTTACAGAACCCTAAATTCTTAAAAATAATATGGAAATAATTGCCAATTTAATACTTGGAGATTGTAAAGAAGAATTAAAAACATTGGAAGATGATTCAATCGATTTAATAGTAACCTCTCCACCATATGCGGATCAAAGGAAAAATACGTACGGGGGAATTCATCCAAATAAGTACGTTGAATGGTTTTTACCAATTTCTAAAGAGTTACTAAGAGTCCTAAAGCCCACTGGAACTTTTATATTGAACATAAAAGAAAGAGCATTCAATGGTGAACGCCACACTTACGTACTGGAACTAATTTTGGAAATGCGAAATCAAGGGTGGTTATGGACAGAGGAATATATGTGGTGTAAAAAAAATTCCTATCCTGGAAAATGGCCAAACCGCTTCAGAGATTCATGGGAAAGGCTCCTTCAATTTAATAAAAATAAGAGATTTAAGATGTTTCAGGAAGCCGTTATGGTTCGAATGGGAGACTGGGCAAGAACTAGGCTAAGGAATTTAAGTGCTACTGATAAAATTAGGGAT
Encoded proteins:
- a CDS encoding FAD-linked oxidase C-terminal domain-containing protein, with protein sequence MSSKPANYSSKWKTLFAERLIQILGEEGVISSPDELIAYECDALTAYSIKPKFVVLPRSTREISEVIKLCNQEKIPFVPRGAGTGLSGGALPTEEGIVISLARMNRILEVDIENQRVVVEPGAINVWVTNAISSSGYYYAPDPSSQIVCTIGGNVAENSGGVHCLKYGVTTNHVLGLEVVLPDGEIVQLGGKTTDRPGYDLVGLFVGSEGLLGIVTKVVLRIIRKPESVKTFLAAFEKIEDAGGAVSGITAKGIIPAGMEIMDYFSIKAVNMAVQAGYPDDVGAILLVELDGPVDEIEAGMPLVLEVLKKNNAKEIRIAKDDEQRALFWKGRKSAFAAMGRISPDYYVQDGVIPRSKLPEVLREINILSTEYGLRVANVFHAGDGNLHPLILYNSSKPGDTEKTGELAGDILKVCVEAGGSITGEHGVGYDKKQFISTMFDENDLDTMNLIRCSFDPNGLCNPGKLFPTPRTCVEQGGQSYKVHPIQKAGMGEMY
- a CDS encoding FAD-binding oxidoreductase, with translation MDGKTPSLIVFPNTKEEISEIIKLANRESLSVIPWGGGTKIGIGNKPEKADIIIITNRLNRLIEHNDSDLVATTESGITLHDFQTALKDKNQSLPIDPPHLKRGATIGGIIATNDSGPKRLRSGTTHGTMRELILGIKIVRPDGEIAKAGAKVVKNVAGYDIPKLFVGSLGTLGIIVEATLRLYTIPEYSQTFIVSLPSLQTAHETALSILNSSLTPACLELVNSSLSESISTKLKLNLKSNEYVLAIRFESVEKAVKSQSAKLKEICSSHKGQGVILEGEIEEKFWYEITEFPWTQDKDKTAVCKASVLIKDLSIIFEKLEDISKNSGLGILASARAGNGVLIISLDGEIPNVIKAAISLRELVNSLNGTMIIQQAPPSIKSEIDVWGEIGSSLSIMKKLKSQFDPNGVINPGRFVGGI
- a CDS encoding DUF3891 family protein — encoded protein: MIRREDKEGWFLINQHDHAVLSGQIMNFWGNDAFEPPDPRDEVLFAITEHDNGWREWDSSPRVNTQTRFPMNFMEMDFPDQEIIWKRSYERYSSDHPYASALIALHFRVFNQKIIDTNEGNSEPGSLNLEMNRFIASSLNLECSNSDLPPLPRKAKIDLRLVQVGDIISLALCHGWHTTEIDSVPLNYDGTAFKLKLISSDGKNYNINPFPFSQDILRFQIIGKKANQKRFNSDKELRQILNESNVEALELSIKSE
- a CDS encoding heterodisulfide reductase-related iron-sulfur binding cluster, which gives rise to MRIIIEEGTTKFQAFDEIDRPSPDLIQDCVHCGFCLSACPTYLETGNELDSPRGRIYLMKSALEGKIPMGGSLVKHLDMCLGCIACEPACPSGVKYSRLIESARSQIERRYERPFSDKLHRLLIFSIFPYPKRLRLLLPLLYLYQVSGLKHLVHTSGILRKISSRLSKMDDMLPAIKSSELFPSTPNLIPAMGKKRYRVAFLSGCVQSVLFPHTNEATVRVLSENGCEVVVPRNQGCCGALSLHSGRMSEARDFARTNINIFERSDYDAIIVNSAGCGSAMKEYKDLLKGDESYAERAERISNKTKDIMEFLDEIGLEGELREVKCRVTYQDACHIAQAQRIKSQPRDIIKKIPGIEFIELPESELCCGSAGIYNLVEPEMSEKLLERKIRNLKETNAELLIAGNPGCLLQIQMGIRENGLNIKAAHPVELLDWAYRGDYSLLGKNNRNL
- a CDS encoding (Fe-S)-binding protein; translated protein: MELPGSELCCGSAGIYNLVEPEMSEKLLERKIRNLKETNAELLIAGNPGCLLQIQMGIKRHGLNIKTAHPIELVDWAYSGTRNFT
- a CDS encoding site-specific DNA-methyltransferase, translated to MEIIANLILGDCKEELKTLEDDSIDLIVTSPPYADQRKNTYGGIHPNKYVEWFLPISKELLRVLKPTGTFILNIKERAFNGERHTYVLELILEMRNQGWLWTEEYMWCKKNSYPGKWPNRFRDSWERLLQFNKNKRFKMFQEAVMVRMGDWARTRLRNLSATDKIRDESKVGSGFGKNVSNWLGRDKVYPTNVLHMATECNNKKHSAVFPESLPEWFIKLFTEEQDWVLDPFMGSGATIKASQRLRRNSIGIEIKKDYYNFASSEIHPKKYFLLEKKRRYEINRN